From Argopecten irradians isolate NY chromosome 2, Ai_NY, whole genome shotgun sequence, the proteins below share one genomic window:
- the LOC138315636 gene encoding uncharacterized protein isoform X1, giving the protein MVVVLSKVNINNVKENDLAVDGIDLIRDNSRDALCNAVENLDEDKVIKLLKLGYTCHPNRRNKVTCLHIASQRGYLKITQHLLDHGFNIHEKTKEYKTPLHEAVDRGQVEVARLLLQRGASTECKDTRSDTPLFVACQNGDRQVVKTLLEFNANVHAKDAYGRSPLHAARESNIIKMLAKKGLNIDITGSHGDTPLHCAARDYDKMLIKTLLDLGANPTIKNKDGNIPRDLAEPQTWQPDKTAIHLLREAEQTFNLQHVSGADRQRNKSVHNEDKRPSTAVTKMDEQLNEREVKIRTQTTANNSDKKKPPMRTDKRIRAEIKHQTANYKKDMSKKDRCLGEVSDREIGRIALTLDQKQAKKLRKMVPKQMKHRISENEKGNCRNEYFHLLKTACFRNREMAFDAFKKRISLTKPDLHQMSREEKKSMEKDIEKLQLSKIKIENLRLITVLSMVASKDYYLLGIELGLSSEAMDEIHDLQGDLLRERCHQTLRKTKERFPKKTCADVVRAVANIGHDYVKAMELLRQSEHFSPIRYS; this is encoded by the exons ATGGTAGTGGTACTCTCTAAggtaaatataaacaat GTAAAAGAAAACGATTTGGCTGTAGACGGGATCGATTTGATACGAGATAATTCGCGG gatGCTTTGTGCAATGCTGTAGAAAACCTAGATGAAGACAAAGTTATTAAGCTCCTCAAACTAGGATACACGTGTCACCCAAATAGGCGGAATAAAGTG ACATGTCTTCATATCGCGAGTCAGAGAGGCTATCTAAAAATCACACAGCATCTACTTGATCACGGATTTAACATTCACGAAAAGACCAAG GAATATAAGACACCTCTTCATGAAGCTGTAGATCGTGGTCAAGTTGAGGTTGCCAGATTGTTGCTACAGAGGGGAGCATCAACCGAATGTAAAGACACT AGATCGGACACTCCCTTGTTTGTTGCCTGTCAGAATGGAGATAGACAGGTGGTTAAAACACTGTTGGAATTCAACGCTAATGTGCACGCAAAGGACGCG TACGGTCGGTCTCCACTGCATGCTGCCCGGGAGTCCAATATCATAAAGATGCTGGCTAAGAAGGGCCTTAATATCGACATTACT GGTTCCCATGGAGACACGCCTTTGCATTGCGCAGCTCGAGACTATGACAAGATGCTAATTAAGACCTTGTTAGACTTGGGTGCCAACCCGACAATTAAGAATAAG GATGGTAACATTCCAAGGGATCTTGCAGAACCACAGACATGGCAACCTGATAAAACCGCAATTCATCTTCTAAGGGAGGCAGAGCAAACGTTTAATCTACAGCATGTATCCGGTGCAGATCGCCAAAGA AATAAATCAGTACACAATGAAGATAAACGTCCCTCCACAG CTGTTACAAAAATGGATGAACAGCTAAATGAAAGGGAGGTAAAAATCAGGACACAGACGACAGCGAACAACTCTGATAAAAAG AAGCCGCCAATGAGAACCGATAAACGGATTCGAGCAGAAATCAAGCACCAAACAGCTAATTACAAGAAGGATATGTCAAAGAAAG ATCGATGTCTTGGAGAAGTGTCAGACCGGGAGATAGGACGCATTGCTCTAACATTAGACCAGAAACAG GCCAAAAAGCTTAGGAAGATGGTACCAAAACAGATGAAGCATCGTATTTCAGAAAATGAGAAAGGGAATTGTCGTAACGAATACTTCCACCTGTTGAAAACCGCATGCTTTAGAAATAGGGAAATGGCATTTGATGCGTTCAAGAAGCGAATATCGCTTACGAAACCTGACTTACATCAG ATGTCCAGAGAAGAAAAGAAATCCATGGAAAAGG ATATAGAAAAGTTGCAACTGAGCAAAATCAAAATAGAGAATCTACGTCTGATCACTGTGCTGTCTATGGTAGCTAGCAAGGATTACTACCTGCTGGGTATAGAGCTAGGGCTGTCCTCGGAGGCCATGGACGAAATACACGACTTACAGGGGGATCTTCTTAGGGAACGCTGCCACCAGACACTACGCAAGACAAAGGAAAGGTTCCCGAAGAAAACGTGTGCTGATGTTGTGCGGGCTGTGGCTAATATTGGCCACGACTATGTTAAGGCTATGGAACTGCTTAGGCAGTCTGAACATTTCTCGCCTATAAGATATAGTTAG
- the LOC138315636 gene encoding uncharacterized protein isoform X2, translating into MVVVLSKVKENDLAVDGIDLIRDNSRDALCNAVENLDEDKVIKLLKLGYTCHPNRRNKVTCLHIASQRGYLKITQHLLDHGFNIHEKTKEYKTPLHEAVDRGQVEVARLLLQRGASTECKDTRSDTPLFVACQNGDRQVVKTLLEFNANVHAKDAYGRSPLHAARESNIIKMLAKKGLNIDITGSHGDTPLHCAARDYDKMLIKTLLDLGANPTIKNKDGNIPRDLAEPQTWQPDKTAIHLLREAEQTFNLQHVSGADRQRNKSVHNEDKRPSTAVTKMDEQLNEREVKIRTQTTANNSDKKKPPMRTDKRIRAEIKHQTANYKKDMSKKDRCLGEVSDREIGRIALTLDQKQAKKLRKMVPKQMKHRISENEKGNCRNEYFHLLKTACFRNREMAFDAFKKRISLTKPDLHQMSREEKKSMEKDIEKLQLSKIKIENLRLITVLSMVASKDYYLLGIELGLSSEAMDEIHDLQGDLLRERCHQTLRKTKERFPKKTCADVVRAVANIGHDYVKAMELLRQSEHFSPIRYS; encoded by the exons ATGGTAGTGGTACTCTCTAAg GTAAAAGAAAACGATTTGGCTGTAGACGGGATCGATTTGATACGAGATAATTCGCGG gatGCTTTGTGCAATGCTGTAGAAAACCTAGATGAAGACAAAGTTATTAAGCTCCTCAAACTAGGATACACGTGTCACCCAAATAGGCGGAATAAAGTG ACATGTCTTCATATCGCGAGTCAGAGAGGCTATCTAAAAATCACACAGCATCTACTTGATCACGGATTTAACATTCACGAAAAGACCAAG GAATATAAGACACCTCTTCATGAAGCTGTAGATCGTGGTCAAGTTGAGGTTGCCAGATTGTTGCTACAGAGGGGAGCATCAACCGAATGTAAAGACACT AGATCGGACACTCCCTTGTTTGTTGCCTGTCAGAATGGAGATAGACAGGTGGTTAAAACACTGTTGGAATTCAACGCTAATGTGCACGCAAAGGACGCG TACGGTCGGTCTCCACTGCATGCTGCCCGGGAGTCCAATATCATAAAGATGCTGGCTAAGAAGGGCCTTAATATCGACATTACT GGTTCCCATGGAGACACGCCTTTGCATTGCGCAGCTCGAGACTATGACAAGATGCTAATTAAGACCTTGTTAGACTTGGGTGCCAACCCGACAATTAAGAATAAG GATGGTAACATTCCAAGGGATCTTGCAGAACCACAGACATGGCAACCTGATAAAACCGCAATTCATCTTCTAAGGGAGGCAGAGCAAACGTTTAATCTACAGCATGTATCCGGTGCAGATCGCCAAAGA AATAAATCAGTACACAATGAAGATAAACGTCCCTCCACAG CTGTTACAAAAATGGATGAACAGCTAAATGAAAGGGAGGTAAAAATCAGGACACAGACGACAGCGAACAACTCTGATAAAAAG AAGCCGCCAATGAGAACCGATAAACGGATTCGAGCAGAAATCAAGCACCAAACAGCTAATTACAAGAAGGATATGTCAAAGAAAG ATCGATGTCTTGGAGAAGTGTCAGACCGGGAGATAGGACGCATTGCTCTAACATTAGACCAGAAACAG GCCAAAAAGCTTAGGAAGATGGTACCAAAACAGATGAAGCATCGTATTTCAGAAAATGAGAAAGGGAATTGTCGTAACGAATACTTCCACCTGTTGAAAACCGCATGCTTTAGAAATAGGGAAATGGCATTTGATGCGTTCAAGAAGCGAATATCGCTTACGAAACCTGACTTACATCAG ATGTCCAGAGAAGAAAAGAAATCCATGGAAAAGG ATATAGAAAAGTTGCAACTGAGCAAAATCAAAATAGAGAATCTACGTCTGATCACTGTGCTGTCTATGGTAGCTAGCAAGGATTACTACCTGCTGGGTATAGAGCTAGGGCTGTCCTCGGAGGCCATGGACGAAATACACGACTTACAGGGGGATCTTCTTAGGGAACGCTGCCACCAGACACTACGCAAGACAAAGGAAAGGTTCCCGAAGAAAACGTGTGCTGATGTTGTGCGGGCTGTGGCTAATATTGGCCACGACTATGTTAAGGCTATGGAACTGCTTAGGCAGTCTGAACATTTCTCGCCTATAAGATATAGTTAG
- the LOC138315636 gene encoding uncharacterized protein isoform X4: MVVVLSKTCLHIASQRGYLKITQHLLDHGFNIHEKTKEYKTPLHEAVDRGQVEVARLLLQRGASTECKDTRSDTPLFVACQNGDRQVVKTLLEFNANVHAKDAYGRSPLHAARESNIIKMLAKKGLNIDITGSHGDTPLHCAARDYDKMLIKTLLDLGANPTIKNKDGNIPRDLAEPQTWQPDKTAIHLLREAEQTFNLQHVSGADRQRNKSVHNEDKRPSTAVTKMDEQLNEREVKIRTQTTANNSDKKKPPMRTDKRIRAEIKHQTANYKKDMSKKDRCLGEVSDREIGRIALTLDQKQAKKLRKMVPKQMKHRISENEKGNCRNEYFHLLKTACFRNREMAFDAFKKRISLTKPDLHQMSREEKKSMEKDIEKLQLSKIKIENLRLITVLSMVASKDYYLLGIELGLSSEAMDEIHDLQGDLLRERCHQTLRKTKERFPKKTCADVVRAVANIGHDYVKAMELLRQSEHFSPIRYS; this comes from the exons ATGGTAGTGGTACTCTCTAAg ACATGTCTTCATATCGCGAGTCAGAGAGGCTATCTAAAAATCACACAGCATCTACTTGATCACGGATTTAACATTCACGAAAAGACCAAG GAATATAAGACACCTCTTCATGAAGCTGTAGATCGTGGTCAAGTTGAGGTTGCCAGATTGTTGCTACAGAGGGGAGCATCAACCGAATGTAAAGACACT AGATCGGACACTCCCTTGTTTGTTGCCTGTCAGAATGGAGATAGACAGGTGGTTAAAACACTGTTGGAATTCAACGCTAATGTGCACGCAAAGGACGCG TACGGTCGGTCTCCACTGCATGCTGCCCGGGAGTCCAATATCATAAAGATGCTGGCTAAGAAGGGCCTTAATATCGACATTACT GGTTCCCATGGAGACACGCCTTTGCATTGCGCAGCTCGAGACTATGACAAGATGCTAATTAAGACCTTGTTAGACTTGGGTGCCAACCCGACAATTAAGAATAAG GATGGTAACATTCCAAGGGATCTTGCAGAACCACAGACATGGCAACCTGATAAAACCGCAATTCATCTTCTAAGGGAGGCAGAGCAAACGTTTAATCTACAGCATGTATCCGGTGCAGATCGCCAAAGA AATAAATCAGTACACAATGAAGATAAACGTCCCTCCACAG CTGTTACAAAAATGGATGAACAGCTAAATGAAAGGGAGGTAAAAATCAGGACACAGACGACAGCGAACAACTCTGATAAAAAG AAGCCGCCAATGAGAACCGATAAACGGATTCGAGCAGAAATCAAGCACCAAACAGCTAATTACAAGAAGGATATGTCAAAGAAAG ATCGATGTCTTGGAGAAGTGTCAGACCGGGAGATAGGACGCATTGCTCTAACATTAGACCAGAAACAG GCCAAAAAGCTTAGGAAGATGGTACCAAAACAGATGAAGCATCGTATTTCAGAAAATGAGAAAGGGAATTGTCGTAACGAATACTTCCACCTGTTGAAAACCGCATGCTTTAGAAATAGGGAAATGGCATTTGATGCGTTCAAGAAGCGAATATCGCTTACGAAACCTGACTTACATCAG ATGTCCAGAGAAGAAAAGAAATCCATGGAAAAGG ATATAGAAAAGTTGCAACTGAGCAAAATCAAAATAGAGAATCTACGTCTGATCACTGTGCTGTCTATGGTAGCTAGCAAGGATTACTACCTGCTGGGTATAGAGCTAGGGCTGTCCTCGGAGGCCATGGACGAAATACACGACTTACAGGGGGATCTTCTTAGGGAACGCTGCCACCAGACACTACGCAAGACAAAGGAAAGGTTCCCGAAGAAAACGTGTGCTGATGTTGTGCGGGCTGTGGCTAATATTGGCCACGACTATGTTAAGGCTATGGAACTGCTTAGGCAGTCTGAACATTTCTCGCCTATAAGATATAGTTAG
- the LOC138315636 gene encoding uncharacterized protein isoform X3 produces the protein MVVVLSKVNINNTCLHIASQRGYLKITQHLLDHGFNIHEKTKEYKTPLHEAVDRGQVEVARLLLQRGASTECKDTRSDTPLFVACQNGDRQVVKTLLEFNANVHAKDAYGRSPLHAARESNIIKMLAKKGLNIDITGSHGDTPLHCAARDYDKMLIKTLLDLGANPTIKNKDGNIPRDLAEPQTWQPDKTAIHLLREAEQTFNLQHVSGADRQRNKSVHNEDKRPSTAVTKMDEQLNEREVKIRTQTTANNSDKKKPPMRTDKRIRAEIKHQTANYKKDMSKKDRCLGEVSDREIGRIALTLDQKQAKKLRKMVPKQMKHRISENEKGNCRNEYFHLLKTACFRNREMAFDAFKKRISLTKPDLHQMSREEKKSMEKDIEKLQLSKIKIENLRLITVLSMVASKDYYLLGIELGLSSEAMDEIHDLQGDLLRERCHQTLRKTKERFPKKTCADVVRAVANIGHDYVKAMELLRQSEHFSPIRYS, from the exons ATGGTAGTGGTACTCTCTAAggtaaatataaacaat ACATGTCTTCATATCGCGAGTCAGAGAGGCTATCTAAAAATCACACAGCATCTACTTGATCACGGATTTAACATTCACGAAAAGACCAAG GAATATAAGACACCTCTTCATGAAGCTGTAGATCGTGGTCAAGTTGAGGTTGCCAGATTGTTGCTACAGAGGGGAGCATCAACCGAATGTAAAGACACT AGATCGGACACTCCCTTGTTTGTTGCCTGTCAGAATGGAGATAGACAGGTGGTTAAAACACTGTTGGAATTCAACGCTAATGTGCACGCAAAGGACGCG TACGGTCGGTCTCCACTGCATGCTGCCCGGGAGTCCAATATCATAAAGATGCTGGCTAAGAAGGGCCTTAATATCGACATTACT GGTTCCCATGGAGACACGCCTTTGCATTGCGCAGCTCGAGACTATGACAAGATGCTAATTAAGACCTTGTTAGACTTGGGTGCCAACCCGACAATTAAGAATAAG GATGGTAACATTCCAAGGGATCTTGCAGAACCACAGACATGGCAACCTGATAAAACCGCAATTCATCTTCTAAGGGAGGCAGAGCAAACGTTTAATCTACAGCATGTATCCGGTGCAGATCGCCAAAGA AATAAATCAGTACACAATGAAGATAAACGTCCCTCCACAG CTGTTACAAAAATGGATGAACAGCTAAATGAAAGGGAGGTAAAAATCAGGACACAGACGACAGCGAACAACTCTGATAAAAAG AAGCCGCCAATGAGAACCGATAAACGGATTCGAGCAGAAATCAAGCACCAAACAGCTAATTACAAGAAGGATATGTCAAAGAAAG ATCGATGTCTTGGAGAAGTGTCAGACCGGGAGATAGGACGCATTGCTCTAACATTAGACCAGAAACAG GCCAAAAAGCTTAGGAAGATGGTACCAAAACAGATGAAGCATCGTATTTCAGAAAATGAGAAAGGGAATTGTCGTAACGAATACTTCCACCTGTTGAAAACCGCATGCTTTAGAAATAGGGAAATGGCATTTGATGCGTTCAAGAAGCGAATATCGCTTACGAAACCTGACTTACATCAG ATGTCCAGAGAAGAAAAGAAATCCATGGAAAAGG ATATAGAAAAGTTGCAACTGAGCAAAATCAAAATAGAGAATCTACGTCTGATCACTGTGCTGTCTATGGTAGCTAGCAAGGATTACTACCTGCTGGGTATAGAGCTAGGGCTGTCCTCGGAGGCCATGGACGAAATACACGACTTACAGGGGGATCTTCTTAGGGAACGCTGCCACCAGACACTACGCAAGACAAAGGAAAGGTTCCCGAAGAAAACGTGTGCTGATGTTGTGCGGGCTGTGGCTAATATTGGCCACGACTATGTTAAGGCTATGGAACTGCTTAGGCAGTCTGAACATTTCTCGCCTATAAGATATAGTTAG